The Bradyrhizobium sp. CCGB01 genome segment TAATAGAGTGCCATGCCGGCGAAGATCAGCGCGCCCAGGATGAAATTGGCGATCGGTCCGGCGGCGACGATGGCGGCGCGCGGGCCGACCTTCTTATGGTGGAAGCTACCGGCGCGCTCCTCGGCGGTCATGGCCGCGAGCGTCTCGGCCGACGGCGTCGAGGCCTCGCTCTCGTCGCCGAAGAACTTGACGTAGCCGCCGAGCGGGATCGCCGAGATCTTCCAGCGGGTGCCGTGGCGGTCGTTGAAACCGACCAGCTCGGGTCCGAAACCAAGCGAGAAGGTCAACACCCGAACGCCGGCCCAGCGCGCGACCAGAAAATGGCCGAGTTCGTGGAAGAACACGACGATCGTCAGGACGAACAGGAAGGGAACCGCGTAGCCGAGGAGCCCATGGCTCAACGTATTGAAACTATGAACAAAAAAGTCGATCATCGAATTCCCTCATCCAGCGCCGCAAGGCCCTGGCCCGGAGCCATCTAGGATGCCTTTAAGGCAATTTGAGGCAATAGGGCGGCAGCTCTATTTCGAGCAACATGGTCAACGGAGATTGCATCGTCGGCGGACGTCAGCGGAGCCTGGTTCCCGCCACGGATGCAGTCGTCCAGCGTCGCCTCGACCAGACGCGCGATCGCGCCAAACCGGATCTTGCCAGCGATGAAGGCGGCGACCGCCACCTCGTTGGCGGCGTTGTAGACGGTGGTCGCCCCCTTCCCGGTCCGGAGCGAATCGAAGGCCAGCCGAAGCCCGGGGAAGCGCTCGAAGTCCGGCGCCTCGAAGGTCAGCTGGCCGATCTTGGCCAGATCGAGCTTGGCCGCCGGCCCCTTGATGCGATCGGGCCAGCCGAGGCAGTGCGCGATCGGCGTGCGCATGTCGGGGGCGCCGAGCTGGGCCATCACCGAGCGGTCGGAGAACTCGACCATGCCGTGGATGATCGACTGCGGATGCACGAGAACATCGATCTCGTCGGGCGAGAGCGCGAACAGATAGGACGCCTCGATCACCTCGAGCCCCTTGTTCATCATCGAGGCGGAATCGATCGTGATCTTCTGACCCATGCTCCAGTTCGGATGCTTCAGGGCCTGCTCGAGCGTTGCCTGCTCGATGTCGGCGGGCTTCCAGGTCCGGAACGGGCCGCCCGAGGCCGTGATGATGACGCGGACCAGTTCGTCGCGATTGCCCGATGCCAAGGCCTGGAACAGCGCGTTGTGCTCCGAGTCAGCCGGCAGGATGCAGGCGCCCGCTTTCGCGGCGCGCTGCATGAAGAAATCGCCGGCGCAGACGAGACATTCCTTATTGGCCAGCGCGACATGCGCGCCGCGATCGACCGCGGCCAGGGCCGGTTTCAGTCCGGCGGCGCCACTTACGGCGGCCATCACCCAATCGGCCGGGCGCGCGCCGGCTTCGATCACCGCGCTTTCGCCCGCGCCGCATTCCGTGCTCGTTCCCGCGAGCGCAGCCTTGAGATCGGCGAGCTTGGACGTGTCGGCGATCGCGACGTAGCGCGCGGAAAACTCCCTGGCGAGCTTTGCCAGCGCTTCGACATTGCCGTTCGCCGTCAAGGCTTCGACGCGATAGCGCTCGGGAGAGGCGCGCAGCAGATCCATCGTGCTGTCGCCAATCGAGCCGGTGGCGCCGAGAACCGTGACACTGCGGACGCTCGACGCCGCAGCCTTGTTGTTACGCAATGGGACCGCGCTCATATCCTCACCAAACCATAAGACCGCTTCCGGCGCTATGCACACCATGGCGGAGAAAGCCGATAATCCATGCCATCAGGATGGCCGCGACAAAACCGTCCAGACGGTCCAGTAGCCCGCCATGGCCGGGAATCAAGTGACTGGAATCCTTGACACCGAAGCGCCGCTTCACCGCGGATTCGAACAGATCCCCGAGTTGCGACACCACCGACAGGATGGCGCTCACGAGCAGAAGTGGAACCGCCTTTCCGATCCCGCAAGCGGCAAACCCCGCCGCGACCGCAAGGCTCGCGGCAAAACCGCCGAATGCCCCGGCCCAGGTCTTCTTCGGGCTCACCCGCGGCCAGAGCTTCGGTCCGCCAATGCTGCGTCCGGCAAAATAGCCGCCGATATCGGTCGCCCATACCACCAGCAGCACGAACATCAGTGCAGAGAAACCGTTGACGAGATCCTTCCGCAACAGGATCGAGGCCAGCAACGCCGCCGACGCATAGGCAAAGCCGGTGGCGGCCCAGACGAACTTGCCGCGCGCGATCAGGGTCACGATCGCGCCGCCGATGAGGCCGGTGACGACCGAGGTCTTGAGCGCGCCGAAAGCGACGGAGGCCCCCATCATGGCGATGACGACCGTCCCTGCCCCGGTCAGCGCGGCCGAGCCTGCGCCCACCACCATCAGCCATTCCGCGAACAGGCCGATCGAAACCAGGGTGACGAGAAGCGCCCACAGCCAGCCGCCGGCGTAAGCGATCGCAATGGTCAGCGGCGCCAGCACCAGCGCTGCGAGGACTCGCATCACGAGATTGCTCGGGGCAGGCTTGGCGCCCGCCGATACGGCGTCGGGTTCGCTCACGAGGCGGTTTTCGCGACCAGGCCGCCGAAACGGCGCTCGCGCCTGGCAAATTCGGCGATTGCGCCTTCCAGCGCCGCCTTGTCGAAATCGGGCCAGTGGATCGGCACGAAGACCAGCTCGCTATAGGCGGCCTGCCACATCAGGAAGTTGGACAGGCGTTGCTCGCCGCTGGTGCGGATGATGAGATCGGGATCGGGAATGTCGGGCGCATCGAGATGCGCGCCAAGCGTCTCTGCGTCGATCGTATCGGGATCGCGCTTGCCGTCTGCGACCTCCCGCGCGAGCTTCTGCGCGGCTTTCGCGATTTCGTGCCGCGAACCGTAATTGAAGGCGACGACCAGCGTCAGGCGCGTGTTGTCGCGCGTCAGCTCCTCGGCCTCGTTGAGGAGCGCGCAGATGTCGCCCTCAAGTCCGTCGCGCTCGCCGATGATGCGGACCTTGACGCCGTCGCGATGCAGGCTCGCGAGATCGTTGCGGATGAAGCGGCGGAGCAGACCGAAGAGGTCGCCGATCTCGCTCGCCGGGCGCGACCAGTTCTCCGAAGAGAACGAGAAGATGGTGAGATAGCGGATGCCGAGCTCGTGCGAGGCACGGACCACGCGGCGCAGCGCCTCGACACCGCGGCGATGCCCTTCGGCCCGCGGCAGGCCGCGCGCGGCCGCCCAACGCCCGTTGCCATCCATGATGATGGCGACATGCGCAGGCGCGTCGGACCGGTCGGGTCCTTCCGTTGCTGGCGCGGCGGCGTTGGACATGAGAGCGGCCTTAAAGCATGATCCGGAAAAGTGCGAAACGGTTTTCCGACAAGATCATGCGCGAACAATACTCCAAAGCGCGATGATGATCCTCATCGCGCTTTAGACGGTGAGGATTTCTTTTTCCTTGGCGGCCACCAACTGGTCGATCTCGGTGATCGTGCCGTCGGTCGCCTTCTGCACCTCGTCGGCGTGGCGCTTCTGGTCGTCTTCCGACATCTCGTGATTCTTCTCGAGCTTCTTGAGCACGTCGAGGCCGTCGCGGCGGACGTGACGCGCGGCTACCTTGGCCGCTTCCGCGTACTTGTGCGCGACCTTGACGAGCTCCTTGCGACGCTCCTCGTTGAGCTCGGGGATGCGCAGGCGCAGCACCTGGCCTTCGGTCGCGGGCGACAGCCCGAGATTGGAATCGACGATCGCCTTCTCGACCGGCTTGACCATCGACTTGTCCCAGACCTGCACCGAGATCAGCCGCGGCTCCGGCACGCTGACGGTGGCAAGCTGGTTGAGCGGCATGTGGCTGCCGTAAGCCTCGACCTGGACCGGATCGAGCATCGAGGCCGACGCGCGTCCCGTGCGCAGGCCGCCAAGCTCGTGCTTGAGCGACTGGACGGCGCCTTGCATGCGACGCTTCACTTCGTTGAGGTCGAAACTACCCGTGGCCATCATGCTTCTCCTTCAAAATCCCGGCGACCTCTCCGCGCCCCTGCGGGCGCGACCGATGAGCCGTCAGCCGGCGACGATGGTTCCGTGGCCGCCGCCACGCAGTACAGCGCCGATCGAACCCGGCTCTGCGATCGAGAACACGATGATAGGCAGCGCCGTCTCGCGGGCAAGCGCGAAGGCGGTCGCGTCCATCACCTTGTAGCCGCCCTCGATGGCCTGCGAATGCGTCAGCCGGTCGAACCGCGTCGCGGTCGGGTCCTTTTTCGGGTCGGCTGAGTAGACGCCGTCGACATTGGTTGCCTTCAGCACCGCCTCGGCTCCGATCTCGGCGGCGCGCAGCACCGCGGTCGTATCGGTGGTGAAGAACGGATTGCCGGTTCCGCCGCCGAGCAGCACGATCCGCCCCTCGGCGAGGTATTTGTGCGCCGCAGTACGGGTGAACAGCTCGGAAATCTCGGGCATCACGAAGGCGGACAGCGTGCGCGCCGGCGTGCCCTTGCGCTCGATCGTCGCCTCCAGCGCGAGGCAGTTCATCATGGTGGCGAGCATGCCCATGGTGTCGCCGGTCGTGCGAGAGACGCCGCGCGAAGACACCTCGACGCCGCGCACGATGTTGCCGCCGCCGATCACCACCGCGACCTCGGTGCCGAGCTGGCGGGCGGCGATCAGATCGTCCGCAACCCGGTCGAGGGTCGGCTGATCGATGCCAAAACCCTGCTGTCCCGCGAGGTATTCGCCGGACAGCTTGATCACGACGCGACGATAGACCGGATCAGTCATGAGCACTTTCCTCGTCCGGGCGCCGCTTCCGGCGGCACGCCGGAAGGAACGTTCCGGCGCTTACTTCTTGCCGCTGGCCGCCGCGACCTCGGCCGCGAAGTCGCTTTCCTGTTTCTCGATTCCCTCGCCGAGAGCATAGCGCACAAAGCCCGCGATCTTCACAGCGCCGCCGACCTTGCCTTCGGCTTCCTTCACCGCCTGCGCCACCGACTTGCCGGTGTCGTGGATGAAGGCCTGCTCGAGCAGGCAGACTTCCTTGTAGTAGGTCTTGAGGCCGGACTCGACGATCTTCTCGATCACGTTCTCGGGCTTGCCCTGCTGGCGATATTTGTCGGCGAGCACGTCCTTCTCGCGCTTGACGACCACCGGATCGAGGCCGGACGGATCGAGCGCGAGCGGATTAGCGGCCGCGACATGCATCGCGATCTGGCGGCCGAGCGCTGCGAGCTCGTCGGCCTTGCCGGGCGATTCCAGCGCGACGATCACGCCCATCTTGCCGGCGCCTTCGACCACGGCGCCGTGGACGTAGCTCGACACGACGCCCTGCGTCACTTCGAGCGAAGCGGCGCGGCGCAGCGTCATGTTCTCGCCGATGGTGGCGATCGCGTCATTGATTGCGGCTTCGACCGTGACGTCGCCGACCTTGGCGGCCTTGATCTTCTCGACATCGGCGCCGGCGTCGAATGCGACCTGGGCAACCATCTTGACGAGGCCCTGGAACTGGCCGTTGCGCGCGACGAAGTCGGTCTCGGAGTTGACCTCGACCACGACGCCCTTGGTGCCCTTGGTGAGCGCGCCGATCAGGC includes the following:
- the dxr gene encoding 1-deoxy-D-xylulose-5-phosphate reductoisomerase — encoded protein: MSAVPLRNNKAAASSVRSVTVLGATGSIGDSTMDLLRASPERYRVEALTANGNVEALAKLAREFSARYVAIADTSKLADLKAALAGTSTECGAGESAVIEAGARPADWVMAAVSGAAGLKPALAAVDRGAHVALANKECLVCAGDFFMQRAAKAGACILPADSEHNALFQALASGNRDELVRVIITASGGPFRTWKPADIEQATLEQALKHPNWSMGQKITIDSASMMNKGLEVIEASYLFALSPDEIDVLVHPQSIIHGMVEFSDRSVMAQLGAPDMRTPIAHCLGWPDRIKGPAAKLDLAKIGQLTFEAPDFERFPGLRLAFDSLRTGKGATTVYNAANEVAVAAFIAGKIRFGAIARLVEATLDDCIRGGNQAPLTSADDAISVDHVARNRAAALLPQIALKAS
- a CDS encoding phosphatidate cytidylyltransferase translates to MSEPDAVSAGAKPAPSNLVMRVLAALVLAPLTIAIAYAGGWLWALLVTLVSIGLFAEWLMVVGAGSAALTGAGTVVIAMMGASVAFGALKTSVVTGLIGGAIVTLIARGKFVWAATGFAYASAALLASILLRKDLVNGFSALMFVLLVVWATDIGGYFAGRSIGGPKLWPRVSPKKTWAGAFGGFAASLAVAAGFAACGIGKAVPLLLVSAILSVVSQLGDLFESAVKRRFGVKDSSHLIPGHGGLLDRLDGFVAAILMAWIIGFLRHGVHSAGSGLMVW
- a CDS encoding isoprenyl transferase, giving the protein MSNAAAPATEGPDRSDAPAHVAIIMDGNGRWAAARGLPRAEGHRRGVEALRRVVRASHELGIRYLTIFSFSSENWSRPASEIGDLFGLLRRFIRNDLASLHRDGVKVRIIGERDGLEGDICALLNEAEELTRDNTRLTLVVAFNYGSRHEIAKAAQKLAREVADGKRDPDTIDAETLGAHLDAPDIPDPDLIIRTSGEQRLSNFLMWQAAYSELVFVPIHWPDFDKAALEGAIAEFARRERRFGGLVAKTAS
- the frr gene encoding ribosome recycling factor — encoded protein: MATGSFDLNEVKRRMQGAVQSLKHELGGLRTGRASASMLDPVQVEAYGSHMPLNQLATVSVPEPRLISVQVWDKSMVKPVEKAIVDSNLGLSPATEGQVLRLRIPELNEERRKELVKVAHKYAEAAKVAARHVRRDGLDVLKKLEKNHEMSEDDQKRHADEVQKATDGTITEIDQLVAAKEKEILTV
- the pyrH gene encoding UMP kinase, which produces MTDPVYRRVVIKLSGEYLAGQQGFGIDQPTLDRVADDLIAARQLGTEVAVVIGGGNIVRGVEVSSRGVSRTTGDTMGMLATMMNCLALEATIERKGTPARTLSAFVMPEISELFTRTAAHKYLAEGRIVLLGGGTGNPFFTTDTTAVLRAAEIGAEAVLKATNVDGVYSADPKKDPTATRFDRLTHSQAIEGGYKVMDATAFALARETALPIIVFSIAEPGSIGAVLRGGGHGTIVAG
- the tsf gene encoding translation elongation factor Ts, which produces MATITAAMVKDLRESTGAGMMDCKAALTETSGDMEAAQDWLRKKGLSKAAKKSGRVAAEGLIGALTKGTKGVVVEVNSETDFVARNGQFQGLVKMVAQVAFDAGADVEKIKAAKVGDVTVEAAINDAIATIGENMTLRRAASLEVTQGVVSSYVHGAVVEGAGKMGVIVALESPGKADELAALGRQIAMHVAAANPLALDPSGLDPVVVKREKDVLADKYRQQGKPENVIEKIVESGLKTYYKEVCLLEQAFIHDTGKSVAQAVKEAEGKVGGAVKIAGFVRYALGEGIEKQESDFAAEVAAASGKK